The Anabaena sp. PCC 7108 region GCTGATAGGCGATCGCGATTTTCATCATCAGCAAACCGAGAGCGAGAAATTACAATTTTCCCAATTAGTCAGTCAACGCCTACTTTGTCTACAAGCGAATATTGATGGGGAATTTGGTACACCTTGGCATCTGCGCTGGACAAAAGGAGAATATCAAGCCAATGAAGTTTGGTACTGGAATTATAGTTTACCAGAAGAAACAAAACGCGGCTTACATGATCTAGAACACCTCTATAGTCCCGGTTATTTAACAGTTAATCTCCAACCAGGAGATACAGTCACCCTAGAAGCAAACGTAGGTTTACCCAGCCTCCAGCAACCTATTCTCTCACCAGATAGCTTTGTAGAAGCCGTAGAAGCCGAACAAGAGAGACTTTCGCAAATTTTCGGCTGGAGGCTAGAAGAAGCAGGGAGCAGGGGAAGCAGGGGAGCAGGGTGCAGGGTGCAGGGGGAAAAAAACCAATTACCAATTACCAATCACCAGTCCCGAATTTGGGAACAACTGCTTAAAGCTAGTGATCAATTTATTGTCTATCGCGCTTCTATTGCTGGACCGACAGTAATTGCTGGATATCACTGGTTTAATGATTGGGGAAGAGATACCTTGATTGCTTTACCGGGATTGACACTGGTGACACAGCGCTTTGATTTAGCCAAAGGGATATTAAAAACTTTTGGACGTTACTGTCGTCATGGACTGATTCCCAATGCTTTTCCTAATTTCGACAGCGAACCACTTTATAACAGTATTGATGCTGCATTGTGGTGGATTGAAACCTTAGGACTGTATTTAGAAGCTACTGAAGATTGGCAGTTTTTAGTAGAGGAGTTCCCAGTTGTGCAGCAAATTCACAAAGCCTTTGTTGGTGGTACTCACTACAATATCCAAGTAGATGCTACTGATGGGCTAATTTGTTGGGATGCTAATGGTGTGGCTCTTACCTGGATGGATGTGGTAATTGGGGGATTACCTATTACTCCCCGTCGTGGTAAGCCAGTAGAAATCAATGCTTTATGGTATTCTGCTTTATGTTGGTTGAGTCAATGGGCAGAACGCTTGAGCCAAATAGATTTAGGCAATTCTGTACGTTTAAATAATCAAGCCCAACGCTATAGACAGCAAGCAGAACAGGTAAAAGCTTCGTTACAAAAATTTTGGAATCCGCAGTTAGGCTATTTTTATGACTTCATTGATTTAGAAGATGGACGGAATTCGCAAATTCGCCCTAATGCAGTTTTGGCATTATCTTTGCACAATTGCTGTTTTTCTCAACAGCAAGGCCGTCAAGTATTGGATTTGGCTACTTCCTGTTTGCTAACTCCCTATGGTTTGCGTAGTCTTGATCCTGGTGATCCAGAATATATAGGTATATATAACGGAAATTCAGAACAGCGCGATCGCTCTTATCATCAAGGTACTGTTTGGACTTGGTTAATTGGTGCTTATATCCGGGCTTGGGAACGTTTTTATCCAGATGAAAAATTACCTTTTAACTGGGAACCGCTAATAAATCATTTTCTCTCTAGTGCTTGTATTAATTCGATTTCGGAAATTTTTGATGGTGATACACCGCATATATCTAAGGGTGCGATCGCTCAAGCTTGGTCTGTGGCTGAGGTGATTCGGCATTTTAGGTAATTGGATTTGATGAGATATCTGCTGGCAGAAGCGCCTTGCGATCGCACTTCTGCCTTCTTCTAGCTGGCTCTATCTAAACCTTGAACTTACCTTCAGCAAAATCAAGTTTATACTGCTCCAAACGGCTTTCTAATCGGGTCAACATTTCCTCAATCCGAGCATCGCTGCTCAGAATGGGCTTTGCTGTTTTTACCAACTTAGATAGTTCCTGTGCAGTGGTTTGTTGTCGTAACCACTGCCGTATTTGCCGCGCTGGAGTCAAGAGATTATCCCACTGATTAGAAGTATTGTCATTACTATTTGTTAAAGAACGAGGTTGATGCAAGCGTCTCAGTGAATGAGGCTGATACTCAAGCTGCATAGAAGCACACCAATCTTGCCATTTGACAGGTAGAATCGAAGAATTAGTCTTTACGGGAATCCACGGTGTTCTGAGGGCATCTGCAACGATTGCACCATGCATTGCTTCACAAATAAGTACTTCTGTTTGCCGAATTTTTGTCAAAATATCTTCTATTTCCCAGGACGGACTGATATAGCCAAACCCCAGTTGATCACAGACCCTTTGCCAGGCATCTCCGGCCAAATCATAGTGAGGCATATAGGAGAACTTATATTTTTTAGTAACTGAACTTTGATTAATTAACTTACGTATTAGAAGTGCGCCATCGGTAATTGCTAAATCGCTGCTGACACCAAGACTTTGTGCGGAGATTGGTCCTCGTAAGCAGTAGATGTGGTAGGAATCATCCAGAACTGGCATACCTTTTTCATAACCTGCACCAGTACTAAATATCACTCGATGTTTTGCATTAGGGGTACGTCTTGGGAGTGCATCGTTAATTAGAGTACCAATACCAACAAAAGCAGAACTTGGATCTTCATCCAAAATCCCTGGAAGCAGCTGCTCCCACAACCAAGGATTAAGCGCATCTCCAAAATTTTGCTTGCCCTTCGGATATTTCCAATAGTAAAGTTTCATCGTTAACAGGATAGAATATTTTTCCTGTCTTATAGTATCATAAAATACAGCACATATTTAGATATAGCATGGTGTGTTACATTTCATTAACGCATCCTACAAGCTGCTTGTTCAATAGTCATAGTTTTACTT contains the following coding sequences:
- a CDS encoding amylo-alpha-1,6-glucosidase, with protein sequence MTDLDTREWLLTNGLGAFASGTVSDVRTRTYHGWLFAATNPPVGRKLLLSHLEASLEISGKVIALGTNFWGGGQIEPTGYKLLHNFDINPVPKWMWGKENWQLSRQLVMPHGWGNEENKLPMPNSQRTLIQYRYEGKDVGILRLRLLIGDRDFHHQQTESEKLQFSQLVSQRLLCLQANIDGEFGTPWHLRWTKGEYQANEVWYWNYSLPEETKRGLHDLEHLYSPGYLTVNLQPGDTVTLEANVGLPSLQQPILSPDSFVEAVEAEQERLSQIFGWRLEEAGSRGSRGAGCRVQGEKNQLPITNHQSRIWEQLLKASDQFIVYRASIAGPTVIAGYHWFNDWGRDTLIALPGLTLVTQRFDLAKGILKTFGRYCRHGLIPNAFPNFDSEPLYNSIDAALWWIETLGLYLEATEDWQFLVEEFPVVQQIHKAFVGGTHYNIQVDATDGLICWDANGVALTWMDVVIGGLPITPRRGKPVEINALWYSALCWLSQWAERLSQIDLGNSVRLNNQAQRYRQQAEQVKASLQKFWNPQLGYFYDFIDLEDGRNSQIRPNAVLALSLHNCCFSQQQGRQVLDLATSCLLTPYGLRSLDPGDPEYIGIYNGNSEQRDRSYHQGTVWTWLIGAYIRAWERFYPDEKLPFNWEPLINHFLSSACINSISEIFDGDTPHISKGAIAQAWSVAEVIRHFR
- a CDS encoding polysaccharide pyruvyl transferase family protein — encoded protein: MKLYYWKYPKGKQNFGDALNPWLWEQLLPGILDEDPSSAFVGIGTLINDALPRRTPNAKHRVIFSTGAGYEKGMPVLDDSYHIYCLRGPISAQSLGVSSDLAITDGALLIRKLINQSSVTKKYKFSYMPHYDLAGDAWQRVCDQLGFGYISPSWEIEDILTKIRQTEVLICEAMHGAIVADALRTPWIPVKTNSSILPVKWQDWCASMQLEYQPHSLRRLHQPRSLTNSNDNTSNQWDNLLTPARQIRQWLRQQTTAQELSKLVKTAKPILSSDARIEEMLTRLESRLEQYKLDFAEGKFKV